In Periplaneta americana isolate PAMFEO1 chromosome 4, P.americana_PAMFEO1_priV1, whole genome shotgun sequence, one DNA window encodes the following:
- the LOC138697895 gene encoding tetra-peptide repeat homeobox protein 1-like, whose protein sequence is MRFLLIVALVASVAAVARSGVIETREKRGYLTGSHGLGLGLGGGVGLSAGPSFGVAAGPAIGLAAGPAIGLAAGPAVGLAAGPVVAAAPVVAAAPAAVPVTTITRQVPVPVPQPVQVTINRPVPVAVPAPYPVEVPRPVPVAVPQPVPVTVTRPVPVTVPRPVPVPVAQPVPVPVPRPVPVTVPQPVPVAVPQPVAVPVPQPVAVAVPQAVAVAQPSLTVGAATVGGFGGLGGLALGGLGGGLGLGGGLGLSGSGLGSGFHGGYGSGFHGGYGSGLHGGSYAPSYFATSIKH, encoded by the exons ATGAGGTTCCTTCTG ATCGTTGCGCTCGTTGCGTCCGTGGCCGCTGTGGCACGCAGCGGCGTCATCGAAACGCGCGAGAAGCGAGGATACTTGACAGGGTCCCATGGCCTGGGTTTGGGTCTCGGAGGAGGTGTAGGTCTTAGTGCCGGCCCGTCCTTCGGGGTCGCCGCCGGCCCTGCCATTGGACTCGCCGCCGGCCCCGCCATTGGATTGGCCGCAGGTCCTGCCGTTGGACTCGCCGCAGGTCCCGTAGTCGCCGCCGCCCCAGTAGTAGCTGCCGCCCCCGCTGCCGTTCCAGTCACCACCATCACTCGTCAGGTCCCTGTCCCTGTGCCTCAGCCCGTCCAGGTCACCATCAACCGCCCCGTCCCCGTCGCCGTCCCTGCTCCCTACCCAGTTGAAGTGCCACGCCCCGTTCCCGTAGCCGTACCGCAGCCCGTCCCTGTCACCGTGACCAGGCCCGTGCCCGTCACCGTCCCTCGCCCCGTCCCTGTTCCAGTAGCTCAACCCGTTCCCGTTCCCGTGCCCCGCCCAGTTCCCGTGACCGTCCCCCAGCCCGTACCCGTCGCAGTTCCCCAGCCTGTAGCTGTGCCGGTACCTCAGCCCGTAGCAGTGGCCGTGCCTCAGGCAGTGGCCGTAGCTCAGCCTAGTCTCACCGTCGGAGCCGCAACTGTCGGAGGCTTCGGAGGTCTGGGAGGTCTCGCCTTGGGAGGTCTCGGAGGAGGTCTCGGCTTAGGAGGAGGACTTGGTCTCTCAGGATCCGGTCTGGGTTCAGGATTCCATGGCGGATATGGTTCAGGATTCCACGGAGGTTATGGTTCAGGACTCCACGGCGGCAGCTACGCTCCTAGCTATTTCGCCACCTCCATCAAGCACTGA